From Acetobacter oryzoeni:
TCGCGGATGCTGTCCTGGAGTTCAGGTGCGTTGACACCGGACAGGGACAGGAAGGGGGAGACAATGACAATTTCCTCGCCGTCTTTCAGGTCCGCGAGGGCTTTATCCAGTTGCGCGTGGTGCTCGCTTACGGATGACAGCCTCTTGCCACGGAGGATGAGAGACGTATCTGCCGCCCAGTTGCCAGTCACATCCCCGAGTTCATAGCCCTTGGAAAACAGGGCTCTCCCCAGAATTCCCAGGGCCGACGCAGGATTCCGCTCGAAGATTTCCATCGTGCCAATGACGACGAACGAATGGACGGCTCGTGAGATGGCGACGTTGAGAAGACTGCGCTTGCCATCCAAGAATCCCGTGCTCGCCTTGCGGTCGCATGTTGGCGAGAAGATGATGATGTCCCGTTCCGCGCCCTGCATGGCGTTGACCGTGCCGACCTTGATTTTCGAGATGTTCTTGTCCGTATGGGCCGTGCTGAACTTGCGTAAGGCCCGCCGGATGGCGTCTCTCTGCGGTCCATAGGGGGCAATCACCGCGACAATCTCGTTCACCGGCTTGTCGTAGAAGTCCTTCCATTCATCCGCTTTACTGACAATCCACCGCGCGATGGCCTCCGCTTCACGGGGATTGCGCTGACTGCGCCCCAGACGCTCCGACGTTCCATTGACATTGGCCCAAGCAAGAGGCGGCAGAGGAGGTTCCCTGTCCGGTTCTGCGGTCATGGGTTTCAGGCGGCCGTTATAAACGAGTTCGTTGCAGATCTCGATGATGTCCCGTCGGCAACGGCGGTGCTCGGTCAGGAAGATGCCGGGAACAGGGCTGTCCGGTGAGGAGTGACTGGTGCCCGTCTGGACCACGCGCATCACGGAGCCCATGATGTTATTGTTTCCCGGGGCGGCCGTGACGACGCGGGGATCAACCGGTCCGTCGTCATCCCAGAAGTATTCCTGAACGCCGGCCTTTCGGGCATTGCCAGTATCCGTTGCATGGGAACTGGTGACGACCGGCTCAATCTGGAAGACATCCCCGACCACAACGGCTTTCTTTGAGAAGGCCATGGCCGGGACCATTTGGTAGGGGGCTATCTGTCCGGCTTCGTCAACAATGAGCAGGTCGAAAAAGCCTGCCATGAAACGTTCGACGAATTTGCCCTTTTCCATCATCGTGCATTTGGGAAACTTCGGAAGGCTGGCTGCCGTCACGATGAAGAGCGGTGTCAGCATCGCCCATCGACGATACATGGCCTCCATGGCTCTGCCGCCAACCTTGAACGGATAGACCTTGTTGTCGTTCTGCTCGAGCGCATCCTGAAGAGCCTGAACTTCAAGGACCCACCGACCTTCCCAGTAGCGCAAAGCATACTGGAACAGAGCGTAGCGTATTGTCCGGTCCAGGAAATCCTCGATGACATCTAGCCTTCCTGTCCAGTTGCTCTGGCGCCAAGGAAGTTTTTCTTCCGGCATGTCGAACATCGCGGCCCAGTCGGACGGTGCCAGAACCGTTTCAATGGCCGTGCAGCAATCCTGAAGTTGCTGGAGTATCTGATGCTTGAGGGTGACGAGCTTTTCAAGCTCGCGACCGGCCAGAACATAGGAGCCTCCCACATAGTGATCGTACTCTGCTCGGGCGGTCTTGCTCACCAGGTCGGCAGCGGCAACCTCGCGTTCCAACTTCTGGACCAGGGTATCTCGAGCCTGACGCGTCTCTTCTCGAGATTCCCGGACTGTTGCGAGCTCCCTCTCGGCTGATGCCGTCATCTCATTGATGGCATCCATCCATTCGCGCTTGGACTTGACCTGAGCCTGCATGAGTGACCGAAAGAAGCTGCCCTGTCTACCCTCGGCGACAAGCCTTTCAACATTCGCCCAGTTGCGTCCACTCATCAGGTTCGAAAAGAAACCGCCCCCCGGCAATGCAGCAATGAGCGCGACGGCATGTGCTCCCACCTCTTCGACTTTCTGCCCGGCAGCATGCACGGCATCATCACGCTGCTT
This genomic window contains:
- a CDS encoding AAA domain-containing protein; protein product: MSSKPSHHSVLSYWHSALLDDAQMKISFSRDNLVALDEEGFEKGKLPPDKTQALRKMHPASRDLAPDDSIIAMAGIRILLGQVSHSTEHSKQPALFCMAMLVNVSPEGTIQPLKDAPPWINRELLEPSDGDVLIGDLATMDTWLQLNPFEGGSLGKTLEWAEKLWNAVTGEDGLPDGYELWERVALQPAEASIGMIATLHQRRFYDTVLADTDLVTPLLARYIDGGPEPAVVDESQKWAAAGRARGTMTFAYGMSSSQSEAMTAFCSVKDGDILAVNGPPGTGKTTLLQGIVATELVTRALEGGDPAVIVGTSTNNQAVTNIIDAMKKAMASKDSRPWARRWIEGADALGLYFPSGEKEKEALKAGYLIASPGRGLGTMEWKGFPERERDTVDAWASRDAWINGYYGSFYPGVTPPVRKEHLSGHGPQGARHDISLVEDGIAKIRARMKVLVETGRVCAGEARKLNQLYVASGYGTYPDITKAIAQREALLQERRPREDALKSDLKEKEAAAAVPRARINEENRKTRDLLKQRDDAVHAAGQKVEEVGAHAVALIAALPGGGFFSNLMSGRNWANVERLVAEGRQGSFFRSLMQAQVKSKREWMDAINEMTASAERELATVRESREETRQARDTLVQKLEREVAAADLVSKTARAEYDHYVGGSYVLAGRELEKLVTLKHQILQQLQDCCTAIETVLAPSDWAAMFDMPEEKLPWRQSNWTGRLDVIEDFLDRTIRYALFQYALRYWEGRWVLEVQALQDALEQNDNKVYPFKVGGRAMEAMYRRWAMLTPLFIVTAASLPKFPKCTMMEKGKFVERFMAGFFDLLIVDEAGQIAPYQMVPAMAFSKKAVVVGDVFQIEPVVTSSHATDTGNARKAGVQEYFWDDDGPVDPRVVTAAPGNNNIMGSVMRVVQTGTSHSSPDSPVPGIFLTEHRRCRRDIIEICNELVYNGRLKPMTAEPDREPPLPPLAWANVNGTSERLGRSQRNPREAEAIARWIVSKADEWKDFYDKPVNEIVAVIAPYGPQRDAIRRALRKFSTAHTDKNISKIKVGTVNAMQGAERDIIIFSPTCDRKASTGFLDGKRSLLNVAISRAVHSFVVIGTMEIFERNPASALGILGRALFSKGYELGDVTGNWAADTSLILRGKRLSSVSEHHAQLDKALADLKDGEEIVIVSPFLSLSGVNAPELQDSIREAVGRGAVVNIVTRAPNAPGYSNGTSPACRKVLEEMGARLHDIKLLHSKTLMTQNFIAEGSFNWLSVMRDKPEGANLDTSWVLTGEDAHKAAREAIDELNLLLKESKPPSEIGHGIMAAFVSQGKD